ttactataaaggtacttaattctcttttctctccgcaataatgttggcatttcagacacctcaagcgaatgcagcagcgacatgaactgttcacaatctctgagcgaaacttcggcatcagtgcgctgggctggagaaccaggtgagcagggttgtatgcataactgacataaatcttttgaaaatggtgacgactgaaagctcattggactgcttcctatgatagctgctgtctccggtgaacctgtttccaaggggtacgtccagagtcggtcgtcccagtcgctgctactcttccaagaaggtgattgttatttcgtatctgctcgaacagcctgaggaggtatggctcagaaatatgctacaattccttgtctgtgcgctgtgcagatgcagatggtgccagccctactgGTTCTACGCTGAACCAAGATTGTTCCCACGCCATtggcttcataatggttcagtgtaagtgttaattccgcctgtggcgcttagttattatttgtgcattgttgggttgctggcttccctgtcagaactgtgctgtcactatattttgttctttatattctgtgggcgcagctgaccacacatatgcaggaccaagcactgaagcaagcgcttcatctctggaacctggcacggcaggggtgGCCGCAACAATGTCAGCGAGTACTGGTCTGTCACCAGGCGCTCCGTTCAGCAGTTCGCCTCTTTTTTatgaaggttagcaattttacaacgctttcgcaatattgcgcactttttggtgctacaggactacatgcagctatgactaaacccgacgtagcaacttattgctcttccgtcgactctgtacgttgcaggatctttcaccagccccatcaatgaaaggcggccactgcagaaacttcgagccaagctcaggcagctgcgtaaccgcaacaagaggctgcaaggactgctgcttcagcgccgtcgcatgaagaccactgccgaattggtagatagtctgcgtgagcatttaacaccagctgttgctgcttttgttgaagctcagttaaagatgcacaatgtcagcaggtttggccgtcgatggtgcagccaaaacaaaacctttgctttaggtttatacttccacagcccaaaaggttacagatattgcaggaaactcctgaaacttccatctgttaggtcactgcagctgtggcttgcacgcgtaccattgagggttggattttatcctgaagtttttgatttgatcgagaaacgggcagcgtcttttccacggcaagacagggcttgcaccataatttttgatgaaatgcatgtttcaaaggagctgtcgtacaatccagtgtcggacagatttgaaggccttgaagagtacagtgcagcacaaggttcaaatcttgcaaacaaggcgcttgtgttcatggccaaaggaatatgtacgccgtggaagcagcctcttggctacttctttgcagataaggcagcgcctgcaactgttctctatgacctcctcttcaaatgccacaaaatgttggttggagctggattgcagcttgtggctgtggtttgtgatcaggggaaccaaaatgtttctctgttttcgaaacttgtgacccctgaaaagccgtacttaagtgtgaatggtgaaccgcttttctttatttttgatccaccgcatttgctcaagtgcttgcgcaatatgctcttcaagtatgacttcagggtaggcagtgacacaattaaaagctcgtacatacgacaggcttatgagaaggatcgagaaatgcaaattcggtccatcccaaagttgagtgcccggcactttaatttaacttttgcttcgcagcacaggtattcagcaatcattgcgctgctgcattgtgctcattggtaacattccaacagttgccatcagaggctatccacacagccagatttgttgagaggattgatagactctttgacagtctaaatacttcacagaagcggggaaagtctccgtatgcatctgcaatttgtgcaggatctgtgcatgaagagtttttggaagagtgtattgcagttttcgaaaacatcgaagttctaggctgtgcgcggcagccactttgcatccgtggcttctgccaaactatgagggctgtgctgctgttatggaaccacctggcctctcgctatggtttgacatacctcattaccaggcacctgaaccaggatgcacttgaaaacaccttttctattgttaggtcgaaatctggatcaaacagcaactcgtcttgccggcagttacaagcagcatttaggcatcttttagttAACAAGCTTTTCAAACTGTCTgaaagcagcaactgtgctgaagacatgtctagccttctagccactctcccAATTTGTTTATCCAagtctgctccttctctctgtacagctgccacatctttgccagttgcagtagaagttttgccatatgattatcagtctccaatactagagaacaacattgtctattttgctgcctggcttgcctacaagtttatgaatgatcacaggtgtgttacagggccacatacgtgcgaggtgaggctagaaaatgccgcctttgccaatcagagccaagttctcttgtacttaagtgtcaaaaatcctggagaaggtgactttgggagcctgtcagttcctacaccctcgtttgtagctttcatcaatgcttgcgagcaggtttttgtcgcatctagtgccaatattgtgggaaaagaacaagtagggcatgatctgtgcatgttgcttcatgccaaggtagaaaaatcgctgactgtgtgtggtgatgacgtttatgatggtttgtttgccctgttcgtcagggtgaggctgcattggcttgcacgcagaaaaaatcttgaactgcacagtcaaactactaaacggaaagccacgaagcaagcactgaggctaagcaaatgaaaaggatgcaattcccgagctgttggctgaatattttgtgaagttgcaggctattatgcagcctttgcaacaaatcagcttagtctggtttaacggttgcaaagggtttttttctggttcacagcctggttttattctattttttacttgtgtattttgatttgctaggATGTGACGTGGTTGCTCACAGGGGCAATGGCAAGGCGGGTTTaacaatgtagcatctttcatcgttcattCCACTATGTCGCTCTTTAAGGGTAGttttatgccatgtacagcctgttcaagtgtcacctatgtacttgtgcaatattgtcagataaaacgccataccgataaagcgaatgcctctgaaaggagactttctaggcaatggattaacctagtttccgtggcgctgggattaatttttccacctgctcgccccccctgcagttccgtgctggcaggtataatgaaatcaaccattgtcatcataactaccactcggcaccactggctaccaggccaccttttagcaggctagttgcatctcagagtttttagtaggatct
The Amblyomma americanum isolate KBUSLIRL-KWMA chromosome 3, ASM5285725v1, whole genome shotgun sequence genome window above contains:
- the LOC144123492 gene encoding uncharacterized protein LOC144123492, which encodes MNCSQSLSETSASVRWAGEPAAVSGEPVSKGYVQSRSSQSLLLFQEDADGASPTGSTLNQDCSHAIGFIMVQSDHTYAGPSTEASASSLEPGTAGVAATMSASTGLSPGAPFSSSPLFYEG